From Bacteroidota bacterium, a single genomic window includes:
- a CDS encoding phospho-N-acetylmuramoyl-pentapeptide-transferase yields the protein MLYYLFEYLHKHYDFPGAGVFQYISFRSAMAVITSLIISLLFGKRIINLLHRKQVGETIRDLGLVGEKQKQGTPTMGGLIILSAIIIPTLLFAKLHNIYVILMLVATVWLGLIGFLDDYIKVFKKDKKGLAGKFKIIGQVGLGIIVGTVFYFHPDIQTKVEIQKDVLAKVDQSKVEEVTDTEGKIHYMLERKLPNTTIPFIKNNEFNYSSIMSLFGEKMRDYTWIIYILAVIIIVTAVSNGANITDGIDGLATGTSAIIGVTLAVFAYVSGNIIFANYLDIMYIPHTGELVVFASALIGACVGFLWYNAYPAQVFMGDTGSLALGGIIAVFAIAVRKELLIPILCGIFLIENLSVVIQVAYFKYTKKKYGEGRRIFKMSPLHHHYQKIGMHESKIVSRFWIIGIMLAIMTIVTLKLR from the coding sequence ATGCTGTACTATTTATTTGAATATCTGCACAAACATTACGACTTCCCCGGAGCGGGAGTGTTCCAGTATATTTCTTTCCGCTCAGCGATGGCAGTGATTACTTCGCTTATCATTTCTCTTCTCTTCGGAAAAAGAATCATCAATCTTCTGCATAGAAAACAAGTAGGAGAAACCATCCGCGACCTCGGATTAGTGGGAGAAAAACAAAAGCAAGGAACTCCCACGATGGGAGGACTTATCATTCTTTCCGCGATAATAATTCCAACGCTTCTCTTCGCGAAGCTTCACAATATATATGTCATCCTCATGCTCGTGGCAACAGTGTGGCTCGGTCTCATAGGATTTCTTGACGATTACATAAAAGTTTTCAAGAAAGATAAAAAAGGTCTGGCTGGAAAATTCAAAATAATCGGGCAGGTTGGTCTCGGAATAATTGTCGGGACAGTATTTTATTTCCATCCTGATATCCAAACCAAAGTAGAAATTCAAAAAGATGTTCTGGCAAAAGTTGACCAGTCGAAGGTGGAAGAAGTCACCGACACAGAGGGAAAAATCCATTACATGCTGGAAAGAAAATTGCCAAACACAACTATTCCTTTCATAAAAAATAATGAGTTCAATTATTCTTCCATCATGTCCCTGTTCGGAGAAAAAATGCGCGACTACACATGGATAATTTACATCCTCGCTGTAATCATAATTGTCACCGCAGTTTCAAACGGAGCGAACATCACCGATGGAATTGACGGACTGGCGACAGGAACTTCCGCCATCATCGGAGTAACGCTTGCCGTTTTTGCCTATGTATCCGGCAATATCATTTTCGCAAATTATCTCGACATTATGTACATCCCCCACACGGGAGAACTAGTGGTGTTCGCGAGTGCTCTCATTGGTGCATGCGTAGGTTTCCTCTGGTACAACGCATATCCCGCGCAAGTTTTTATGGGCGACACCGGAAGTCTTGCGCTCGGTGGAATCATCGCTGTGTTTGCGATCGCAGTTAGAAAGGAATTATTGATTCCCATCCTCTGCGGAATTTTTCTAATAGAGAATTTATCGGTGGTGATTCAGGTGGCGTATTTCAAATACACCAAGAAAAAATACGGAGAAGGAAGAAGGATTTTTAAAATGTCTCCGCTTCACCATCACTATCAGAAAATAGGAATGCACGAATCAAAAATTGTTTCACGCTTCTGGATCATAGGAATCATGCTCGCGATAATGACAATTGTAACACTGAAACTGAGGTAA